A window from Drosophila subobscura isolate 14011-0131.10 chromosome O, UCBerk_Dsub_1.0, whole genome shotgun sequence encodes these proteins:
- the LOC117898875 gene encoding uncharacterized protein LOC117898875, translating into MPNPLWFIFWLLVFWFVSFFVAFFCAFFYIWVYAFASCIPALSGIADMLLQGVQFPFFCGKAMLEGKPAF; encoded by the exons ATGCCCAATCCACTGTGGTTTattttctggctgctggtctTCTGGTTCGTCTCCTTCTTCGTGGCCTTCTTCTGTGCCTTCTTCTACATTTGGGTGTATGCATTCGCCTCCTGCATACCCGCACTGTCG GGCATAGCGGACATGCTGCTCCAGGGCGTGCAGTTTCCGTTTTTCTGCGGCAAGGCCATGCTGGAGGGAAAGCCCGCCTTCTAG
- the LOC117898873 gene encoding uncharacterized protein LOC117898873: MANLQLTQEKLDALRSEYRPRRPCALLKYPRPKTKPEYQAIYPWLLPDETDPHFVFCAVCECRLSCKRSDLGKHEGSIKHTENATRKSLVQNTETYAEASSGVMKWEYSDYEEGPTSYGTGQEKEENDDEDADTEIPDADGNGDADGDGAADAEVEDDDTDPNGDGDADAQNDNVTEPASKKQRLISESDSQHSGMLDYLPLHVTINELPSQPQPGAPYPPAATVPQPCRITIKKVPALVGQMAAQCTPANMTQSNEITTKATITPIAASGSCFTPAARLPQSYASRQLQSYQLQHFSTPTPPRDSLELFFDSVCATVKSLPPKLATEGKIRVMQLIGELELRAFSDQDCSFAAQSSLDLAASAATPDTPGSSQQNATVASTTK; encoded by the exons ATGGCCAACCTACAGTTAACTCAGGAAAAACT CGATGCACTGCGCTCAGAGTACAGACCGCGCAGACCGTGCGCCCTTCTGAAGTACCCAAGACCGAAAACAAAACCGGAATACCAAGCGATATATCCATGGCTGCTGCCGGACGAGACGGATCCACACTTTGTGTTCTGCGCGGTATGCGAGTGCCGCCTCAGTTGCAAGCGCTCCGATCTGGGCAAGCACGAGGGCAGCATCAAGCACACGGAGAATGCGACCCGCAAGTCCCTGGTGCAAAATACTGAGACATATGCGGAGGCGTCGTCCGGGGTCATGAAGTGGGAATATTCCGACTACGAGGAGGGTCCGACGTCGTATGGTACAGGCcaagaaaaggaagagaatgatgatgaagaCGCCGACACCGAGATTCCCGATGCCGATGGAAATGGCGATGCCGATGGAGATGGCGCTGCCGATGCAGAGGTCGAGGATGATGACACCGACCCAAATGGAGATGGCGATGCTGATGCCCAGAACGATAACGTGACAGAGCCAGCATCCAAGAAACAGCGCCTCATATCCGAAAGTGATTCGCAACATTCCGGCATGCTGGACTACTTGCCACTCCACGTGACCATCAATGAGCTGCCCAGCCAGCCGCAGCCCGGCGCTCCGTACCCTCCAGCTGCCACGGTGCCGCAGCCATGCCGCATCACCATCAAGAAGGTGCCGGCGCTCGTGGGTCAAATGGCTGCACAGTGCACGCCAGCAAACATGACACAGTCGAATGAGATTACGACCAAGGCTACCATCACGCCCATAGCAGCCTCCGGCAGCTGCTTCACACCAGCCGCGCGTCTGCCGCAGTCGTACGCATCCCGGCAGCTGCAGTCCTACCAGCTGCAGCATTTCTCCACCCCCACCCCGCCGCGCGACTCCCTGGAGCTGTTTTTCGACAGCGTCTGCGCCACCGTCAAGTCGCTACCGCCAAAGCTAGCCACCGAGGGCAAGATCCGAGTCATGCAGTTGATCGGAGAGCTGGAGCTACGCGCATTCAGCGACCAGGATTGCTCGTTTGCCGCTCAATCTAGTCTCGATCTCGCCGCCAGTGCAGCTACGCCTGATACGcccggcagcagccagcaaaatgCAACAGTGGCATCCACGACAAAGTAG